In the genome of Synchiropus splendidus isolate RoL2022-P1 chromosome 2, RoL_Sspl_1.0, whole genome shotgun sequence, the window AATGTTTCTGTGACATAACAAAATAAGGTTATTTTGAAAATGCACATAGTACAACAAACTGCCAAAAACTGGATTGAGCCACAACACGCATCACTCTCATACCTCTGGAGTCCTGACGGACTTTCTTCTTTGGCGCGTCGATGCATGCTGTATTATGATATATATTCATTTGGCATGCTCCACCCGCGACCCTCCTCTGGAGGACAAGGCATGAATGTACTACATGTAGTGTATCTGGGGTTTCGCTAGCTCTAGCATGAGCATCGTGCTCGTGTTGCGCAGGGATCCCTTCATCAGCATCATCCACACGCTCCGCTCCCCGTTGGACGTGAAGTCTCGCGCATGTCTGTCAAGCCGTGAAACCCCTGACCTTGCACCCAACCGGCATATATCATGTACTTCTCCGTGGTTCGCCTGCAAACCTTTCTGGATACGGCGGTGGCTAACGTCCATTTCCGTCGACGACTGATGACGTCAGCTACATATATTTCTTTCATTCAAAGTCAAAACAGTCTATCAGTTGCAACTCATCGTGGATGtctgttgtatatatatatgcacaaaaatgaaaatataaatttgaaatgaatatttagAAGTTTACTCACATCCTGGTGCTTCTATGTGACGTCATAATTCATAGACGAAAGTCATGCAAAAAGATTTATACcgaacacacaaacagcaaaacatgcTCAAATTATAGCAAAAGCGAACACATAAGTTACTTTATTAGATATATCATGTAAAGAGcgcagattttatttttataaaactaAAAttagataaaaagaaaaaaaaatccaattaaatACAATGTATGAAATACAAAAGATAAACATCTAAATAGtacaataatatataaacatGACCATCATTAACTGTGTTTTATAGTTAATCCGCCAGAAATTCAACACACTGGAAGCAAActtgtaaatgttttatttataattttctatatactgtatatatttcacTGCATAAATCATCAGTGAGTAGACATCAACCGTGTGTCGCAACAGATTCTGCATTTTTCTTGACTGTAAATacatagaaaaaaatacagaaaaaggcCAGTAAAACCGCCTTGAGAAAATTTGAGTAGCTAAGAAAATTAATTGCAGACAATAAAAGAGTATTCATTTTTAGTTTATCAgttttaaaactttaaaatcACTTGACACTGACTCCACCTTGCACCGACTTGATCACCTTCATGTCTACAtccaccacatccatgaaccttttCCTCCCTCACTCCATTCTCCTGGTATCTCCATCTGCAGCATTGATGGTGAAACGTGATCACAGCCaaaaccctccaccaaaatcCCCAGCTACACCTTCTGTTAACAAGCAACAGGTTTCCTTCTCAGCTGCACCCGGACCTGTGGTCAGACTTCTGTCTTCAAGCTCTGAAACTTAGGGAGGTGGGACCAAAGTGACAATACTGGTCAAGGGCAACCAGAAGCCAGGGAGGACTGGCCTAGTGAAGGCACAGTTGAAGGTGTGGATGAGGGACAAAGTGTCCCCGGACACCCCAAAATAGGACAGACTCCCAGCCTCCCAGTCCAGATGGACGGCCACTCTGCTCACTTCTGAACTGCACGGTGTCACGGTCTCTTTGTTGTCATGCCAAACAGAGAAGTGATGCCGATCATTGGAGCAGCGCAGACTCCATGAGACAGTGTTCCTGCCAAGACGGCTCTCATTCGTGGATCCTCTTCGTTTGATCCCCTTGTAAGTGACAGCCACCTCCATCTGACCCACCCAATCCACCTCCCAGTAGCACTGACCCTGCAGCTCCTTGCACCCAAGCACCTGGCACCAGTGGTCAAACCGTTCTACATGGGGTGGATATCGAGTCGGATGACGTTGAGCTGTCACCTTCAGGGCATCAGGTGAAAGTTTGATATGTTTTTTTGCTGTGTTCTTGTCCAGAGTCACATGGCGCCAATCTGCAAGGCCCATACACAAGTCATGATGCACAGGTACACAAACCAGGTAGACATGTTGGTACCCCATACCCAAGTCAGAGAATCACCTGGATAGGTGATAGGCAAGAACCATtatatgaagaagaagaacaaagaaGACCAAATCAGGCCAGTTAACTGGAGCGAGCAACAGAAGAAGATCTAAGAAAAACAAGTCTGAAATCCTgaaaaaaacaggtcagaattGTTGGACCATCACCAAATTATGATCCGTTGAACCTGAAATAAACAATGTAAACCAGACCCAGGACGAGTGGACACACTTACACTTCCTTGGTCCCGGCAGAATCCTGCGTGGACCGCAGTGTTCCTTTCTGTTGACGAAGATGAATGTGTGAGGACTGAGAACACCACATTGTTCTTTCTGTGACCATACCTGAATCCAGGATCACTTGGACCTGCAGCAGGCAGTGGGACAGCAAAAGTTCCTGGGTGGTTGTAGCTGAGGTCCAGCTCCTTTAAGAACTTTGAGTTGGACTCAAAAGCTTTGGCCAGTGACCTACAGCCGTCCTCTGAGATCATACAGCCGGAGAGTCTGGACACACAGACAGTTAAGCCCAACGTGACACATTCACTTCAAGAGATCTGGATCTGTGATACCTGAGGGACTCCAGTTTACCACATGGACTCTTTAGTCCATCTGACAACAGACAGATTCCAGAATCCTGCAGGTCgttgtcactcaggtccagttggaTCAAAGAGGAACATATAGAACCCAAGCCTGATGACAGAGAGTCACAACCTTTGTCGGTCAGCTGACAGCCCGACAGCCTGGAGAAGACACATCAGTGCTCTGGATTAGTCTTTGACATCCTAGTCACAAGTCATATGGTGAGATGTTGAATCAGTAGTTGATGTGCAACAGGGACTCATTTGATCTAAATGTATTGccacaacccatcctcactgccatggcgcaatatattgacgttgggaaagtgaacgttgaaagtgaatgttgatgcattaggttttcaaatgaagcacatgTTTCACTGTCGCGGCACGTCCTGGCGTcatgggcagcgcgtcacgtaaaagaaagatggaggttggggttaggatggATCCCGCTTCTGTCATTCTTCACACAACAACGTGTCAACTTTTCCCTATGatgccatggaagtgaggatgggttgtatTATCATTCGATTTATTTTGCTAAGTGCTGCCTCTCCTGGGAAATCAAGTTCACGACTGTGTTCAACTTTGTAGTGTGACCAAACCTGAGTGTCTCAAGTTTGCAGCGTGAGTCCTTCAATCCCTCAGAGAGGAGAGTGACCCCGGAGTCTCTCAGATGGTTGTGACTCAGGTCCAGTTCCCTTAAGTTCAAACCCAAGGCGGAGGCCAGACTCTGACAGCTGTCGGCAGAGATGCCACAGCTGACCAACCTGCACAAAAGTAAAGCAGTGTGAATGCTAGCACTAAAACAGCTCTAAAACAGCTGCCGAAATGGAATGGTTAAACCATGGATGTGTTTTGTGAATGTAGTCATGATGCAGGCTGTTTCACAGCTGCAACCTACCCATCTTGACATGCTGACCAGTGTTCTGCACCTCACATGTTCCAGACTCACCTGAGAATCTGGAGTCTACATTGTGGACTTTCCAGGTTGGCCAACAACAGACAGACTCCAGAGTCCCGTAGCTGGTTGTAACTCAAGTCCAGCTCAGTCAGGCAGGAAGGCATCAGTGCGAGTGATAGAGGTCGACACCCCTCGTCAGTCAGCTGACAGTCAACGAGCCTGTGGGCAGCACAAATGAGTAAGGAAGTCACAAGTGAGCCTGAGTAGATGGTGGGTCACCTCAGGGTCATCAGTCGGCAGTGTTCGTTTCTGAGGCCTTCATGGAGCATCTTGGCTCCAATATCCAGAAGAGGGTTGTTACTCAGGTTCACCTCCTCCAGGTTGGATCCCTTCATGCTCAGAACCgcagacacacacttgcagcCCTGACTGGTGAGGTTGCACTTGCTGAGCCTGCAGGAACCACAGAGAGACTCCGTCAACATCTGTCTATTAAATTCTGGCAACTAGGGCGCCCTCGTCTCTTGTCCTGTGTAGCTGGAGGGACCGAACTAGCAGCACTAACTTTGACCAGCTCTACAGGATTTCATGTGAGTCAGTCAGGTAGGTGGATACTCACTTTGCAGTCCTTGCAGCGTTCAGCACCGGCTGCAGTCTCTCCAGTGTGTCGTCGGACGGGGAGTActttttcaaatcaaatgtTTCCAAGTCTTCGTTTGAGACCAGAATCAAATAGGCCAAGGCGGACCAGTGTACTGGAGATATCTCCTTCACGCGACCAGAGTGAAACAACCGTTGGACGTCCTCCACTAGGGAAGTGTCCCCCAGCTCACTCAGACAGTGAAACAAGTTGACAGTTCTGTTCCTGTCTGACTTGTAGCGGATTTTTCCTTTGATGTAGCTAATGGTTTTTTTCTTATCCAAGTCAAACTTTTCTCTTTTGCCCAAAACCCTCTCCAGAAGTTTCTGGTTTTGCTCTTCAGACAAACCAAAGAGaaagcgcaggaacaagtcccAGCGTCCATTGGGGCAGTTCAGAGCCATATCTATGCCATCCTGGTGGACCGACAGGATTTCTTGTTTCTTGTTCCTGTATTGTCCCGGTACAAGGTTGGTCCCTGAACTCAGAAAGGTCTCCAGCACATACAGAGCtgccaggaactcctgcactgtcAGGTGTATGAAACAATAGGTCTCCTGATCATAGAGTCCGCAAACCTTCCGAAGGATTTGGATACAAAACCCAGCAACAACTAATACCTGGTCATTATCATCCAAGTTGAGgtcacactctgtgaggtcattTTTGTCAAAGATGATATGGTTTTTCTCAAGCTGACTATAGGCAAGTTTTCCCAACCTCATGAGAAAGTCTCTGTCCGCTTCTGGCCTTCCGCTCCTTCTGTTTTTCTGGACTAGGTGGATTAgaaagtggatgtacatctggGTCATGGTCTTAGGTAACTGAGCATCTCCAGAGTGGTTGAGTAAGAACTCAAGTGATGTGGCTGAGAGCCAACTGAAGAGTGGAATGCGACACATGACCATCATGTTTGGCAGATACTTGGATCTGAGGTGCTCTAGGATCTTCGTGGCCAGCGTCTGATCTTGGATGGTCTTCCTGAAGAACTCAGAGATCTGATCTTTAGAGAAGCCATGTATATGTGTCACCCTGTCGAACAGCTCAACCGGGAGATTAACGACAGCAGTTGGTCTACTGGTGATCCAAACCTTGGACCTGTGAAGCAGCCGGCCCATCAGCAGGTTGGAGAGGATGACCCCGATAGTTGTCTTCTGCTCCATGCAACCGCAAACCTCCTCATCATTCACTCTGAAACGGAACCGACTCTCATCCAGGccatcaaacacaaacagaacctCGGCTGTATCGTAGTCTTCTGGACTCAGGTCTTTTACCTGCACAAAAAACTGGTCTATAAGATCCTTGAGACTCAGTTCCCGGTCCGCTAAATGGTTCAGTTCCCTGAAGGAGAATGggaacagcagctgcagattCTGGTTGGCTTTCCCCACGGCCCAATCATGTGTGAACTTCTGCACTGCCACAGACTTCCCCACCCCTGCGATTCCCTTCATGAGCACCCTTTGAGGTGGAACCTGCTCTCCTGATGAAGGCTGGAAGATATCCTGGAGATCTACCTGTATGCCTCCAAATCGCTGACATTCTATTGAGACCATCTCATGGTGAGTCTCCAGCCAACCATCCCCCTTCTCCTCTGTGATCAGTAGATCTGTGTAGATCTTGGATAGTTCGGAACCACAGGGTGCAGTCTGGTACTTCCTTTGTTTGCTCAGAAAAAAACGCAGGTCGGTGACACACTGTTGGAGTCCTGGAAGAAGAGAGGTTGTGCAAGAGAGGGTTAGTGGGTCACAGTAGTCTGTCTACATAcccacctacctacctacctagaACATACCCACccatctacctacctacctgcctacctacctacctacctacccacccacctacctacctacctacccaTCCACCTGCCTACATACCTACCTTTCTACCTACGCAAACACCACCCGTCCCAACTACCTACCTACCAACCTACCCAACCACTCGACTACCTACCAGAGGATTGTCATTTGCATTGACGTGCTAAAGCATTTGCAACTTGCCAAACCTGACCAGAGGTATGAGGAACTGCACAAGTGGCACAGTGATGTGCAGATTGAACAAGTAGTTTGAGAatttcaaaatgatgaaaaatgtacCAAAGTGACAGTGGGAAAACTGTAATAACAATTTTTAGCCTGACAAGAATGCACGTTTTTGAGGATTGAAGTTGAGGCCTAAGGAAGCAACTGGTTCTATAGCATGTACATGTTAACGCAGGCGACCTGCTCAGCACTGGTGCCGGATGTCTGTCAGTGAGTGTGTGGACTTTTACCTTTCTTGGGTCCAGGTCCAGGGCCTGAAA includes:
- the LOC128754809 gene encoding NACHT, LRR and PYD domains-containing protein 12-like isoform X1, with the protein product MANAGGKSWAAPSISAMAKGRATVNCPYIRSNQVQGDLILNMGPGPGPKKGLQQCVTDLRFFLSKQRKYQTAPCGSELSKIYTDLLITEEKGDGWLETHHEMVSIECQRFGGIQVDLQDIFQPSSGEQVPPQRVLMKGIAGVGKSVAVQKFTHDWAVGKANQNLQLLFPFSFRELNHLADRELSLKDLIDQFFVQVKDLSPEDYDTAEVLFVFDGLDESRFRFRVNDEEVCGCMEQKTTIGVILSNLLMGRLLHRSKVWITSRPTAVVNLPVELFDRVTHIHGFSKDQISEFFRKTIQDQTLATKILEHLRSKYLPNMMVMCRIPLFSWLSATSLEFLLNHSGDAQLPKTMTQMYIHFLIHLVQKNRRSGRPEADRDFLMRLGKLAYSQLEKNHIIFDKNDLTECDLNLDDNDQVLVVAGFCIQILRKVCGLYDQETYCFIHLTVQEFLAALYVLETFLSSGTNLVPGQYRNKKQEILSVHQDGIDMALNCPNGRWDLFLRFLFGLSEEQNQKLLERVLGKREKFDLDKKKTISYIKGKIRYKSDRNRTVNLFHCLSELGDTSLVEDVQRLFHSGRVKEISPVHWSALAYLILVSNEDLETFDLKKYSPSDDTLERLQPVLNAARTAKLSKCNLTSQGCKCVSAVLSMKGSNLEEVNLSNNPLLDIGAKMLHEGLRNEHCRLMTLRLVDCQLTDEGCRPLSLALMPSCLTELDLSYNQLRDSGVCLLLANLESPQCRLQILRLVSCGISADSCQSLASALGLNLRELDLSHNHLRDSGVTLLSEGLKDSRCKLETLRLSGCQLTDKGCDSLSSGLGSICSSLIQLDLSDNDLQDSGICLLSDGLKSPCGKLESLRLSGCMISEDGCRSLAKAFESNSKFLKELDLSYNHPGTFAVPLPAAGPSDPGFRKEHCGPRRILPGPRKYWRHVTLDKNTAKKHIKLSPDALKVTAQRHPTRYPPHVERFDHWCQVLGCKELQGQCYWEVDWVGQMEVAVTYKGIKRRGSTNESRLGRNTVSWSLRCSNDRHHFSVWHDNKETVTPCSSEVSRVAVHLDWEAGSLSYFGVSGDTLSLIHTFNCAFTRPVLPGFWLPLTSIVTLVPPP
- the LOC128754809 gene encoding NACHT, LRR and PYD domains-containing protein 12-like isoform X2 translates to MANAGVSAMAKGRATVNCPYIRSNQVQGDLILNMGPGPGPKKGLQQCVTDLRFFLSKQRKYQTAPCGSELSKIYTDLLITEEKGDGWLETHHEMVSIECQRFGGIQVDLQDIFQPSSGEQVPPQRVLMKGIAGVGKSVAVQKFTHDWAVGKANQNLQLLFPFSFRELNHLADRELSLKDLIDQFFVQVKDLSPEDYDTAEVLFVFDGLDESRFRFRVNDEEVCGCMEQKTTIGVILSNLLMGRLLHRSKVWITSRPTAVVNLPVELFDRVTHIHGFSKDQISEFFRKTIQDQTLATKILEHLRSKYLPNMMVMCRIPLFSWLSATSLEFLLNHSGDAQLPKTMTQMYIHFLIHLVQKNRRSGRPEADRDFLMRLGKLAYSQLEKNHIIFDKNDLTECDLNLDDNDQVLVVAGFCIQILRKVCGLYDQETYCFIHLTVQEFLAALYVLETFLSSGTNLVPGQYRNKKQEILSVHQDGIDMALNCPNGRWDLFLRFLFGLSEEQNQKLLERVLGKREKFDLDKKKTISYIKGKIRYKSDRNRTVNLFHCLSELGDTSLVEDVQRLFHSGRVKEISPVHWSALAYLILVSNEDLETFDLKKYSPSDDTLERLQPVLNAARTAKLSKCNLTSQGCKCVSAVLSMKGSNLEEVNLSNNPLLDIGAKMLHEGLRNEHCRLMTLRLVDCQLTDEGCRPLSLALMPSCLTELDLSYNQLRDSGVCLLLANLESPQCRLQILRLVSCGISADSCQSLASALGLNLRELDLSHNHLRDSGVTLLSEGLKDSRCKLETLRLSGCQLTDKGCDSLSSGLGSICSSLIQLDLSDNDLQDSGICLLSDGLKSPCGKLESLRLSGCMISEDGCRSLAKAFESNSKFLKELDLSYNHPGTFAVPLPAAGPSDPGFRKEHCGPRRILPGPRKYWRHVTLDKNTAKKHIKLSPDALKVTAQRHPTRYPPHVERFDHWCQVLGCKELQGQCYWEVDWVGQMEVAVTYKGIKRRGSTNESRLGRNTVSWSLRCSNDRHHFSVWHDNKETVTPCSSEVSRVAVHLDWEAGSLSYFGVSGDTLSLIHTFNCAFTRPVLPGFWLPLTSIVTLVPPP
- the LOC128754809 gene encoding NACHT, LRR and PYD domains-containing protein 12-like isoform X3: MAKGRATVNCPYIRSNQVQGDLILNMGPGPGPKKGLQQCVTDLRFFLSKQRKYQTAPCGSELSKIYTDLLITEEKGDGWLETHHEMVSIECQRFGGIQVDLQDIFQPSSGEQVPPQRVLMKGIAGVGKSVAVQKFTHDWAVGKANQNLQLLFPFSFRELNHLADRELSLKDLIDQFFVQVKDLSPEDYDTAEVLFVFDGLDESRFRFRVNDEEVCGCMEQKTTIGVILSNLLMGRLLHRSKVWITSRPTAVVNLPVELFDRVTHIHGFSKDQISEFFRKTIQDQTLATKILEHLRSKYLPNMMVMCRIPLFSWLSATSLEFLLNHSGDAQLPKTMTQMYIHFLIHLVQKNRRSGRPEADRDFLMRLGKLAYSQLEKNHIIFDKNDLTECDLNLDDNDQVLVVAGFCIQILRKVCGLYDQETYCFIHLTVQEFLAALYVLETFLSSGTNLVPGQYRNKKQEILSVHQDGIDMALNCPNGRWDLFLRFLFGLSEEQNQKLLERVLGKREKFDLDKKKTISYIKGKIRYKSDRNRTVNLFHCLSELGDTSLVEDVQRLFHSGRVKEISPVHWSALAYLILVSNEDLETFDLKKYSPSDDTLERLQPVLNAARTAKLSKCNLTSQGCKCVSAVLSMKGSNLEEVNLSNNPLLDIGAKMLHEGLRNEHCRLMTLRLVDCQLTDEGCRPLSLALMPSCLTELDLSYNQLRDSGVCLLLANLESPQCRLQILRLVSCGISADSCQSLASALGLNLRELDLSHNHLRDSGVTLLSEGLKDSRCKLETLRLSGCQLTDKGCDSLSSGLGSICSSLIQLDLSDNDLQDSGICLLSDGLKSPCGKLESLRLSGCMISEDGCRSLAKAFESNSKFLKELDLSYNHPGTFAVPLPAAGPSDPGFRKEHCGPRRILPGPRKYWRHVTLDKNTAKKHIKLSPDALKVTAQRHPTRYPPHVERFDHWCQVLGCKELQGQCYWEVDWVGQMEVAVTYKGIKRRGSTNESRLGRNTVSWSLRCSNDRHHFSVWHDNKETVTPCSSEVSRVAVHLDWEAGSLSYFGVSGDTLSLIHTFNCAFTRPVLPGFWLPLTSIVTLVPPP